In Chitinophaga sp. HK235, a single window of DNA contains:
- a CDS encoding glycosyltransferase family A protein produces MNFSFKVSVIMPAYNAASTLTQSVESVLAQTYPCWELIIIDDGSKDNTAELALACEQRDERIKFVRLEKNGGLSNARNTAGSMATGDFIAFLDSDDIWLSDKLEKQIAYHKKYPNVLISHTGFENFTGETILHKNWANRFVEYFYKKQGSLLPQLLYKNTIGVLTVMVRKDVFLEAGKFDVNLWGLEDQDLWIRLARRGVHFGYLPQVLARYRINPHGMMSNVGKYKRAYKSLLKKYSPASKIDPVSRTSWGMYYRYFGSVYYRKNNFKLSALYFGKSLSWYNSFLINITSLVYLISIYNPFNRKQR; encoded by the coding sequence GTGAATTTCTCTTTTAAGGTCTCTGTAATTATGCCTGCTTACAATGCTGCGTCGACACTGACGCAGTCTGTTGAAAGTGTTCTTGCGCAAACATATCCATGTTGGGAGTTAATAATTATTGATGACGGTTCGAAGGATAATACAGCTGAGTTAGCCCTTGCATGCGAACAAAGGGATGAAAGGATAAAATTTGTCAGACTGGAAAAAAATGGGGGGCTCTCAAATGCGAGAAATACCGCAGGAAGTATGGCGACAGGAGATTTTATAGCCTTTCTTGATTCTGATGATATATGGCTCTCTGATAAACTGGAAAAACAGATTGCTTACCATAAAAAATACCCCAATGTATTGATTAGCCATACCGGATTTGAGAATTTCACGGGGGAAACCATATTACACAAAAATTGGGCAAACAGATTCGTTGAATATTTCTATAAAAAACAAGGTAGTTTATTACCTCAGTTGTTATATAAGAATACAATTGGGGTATTGACTGTTATGGTGAGAAAGGATGTTTTTCTGGAAGCAGGAAAATTCGATGTTAATCTTTGGGGGCTTGAAGATCAGGATTTATGGATCCGATTGGCGAGGAGAGGCGTTCATTTTGGATATCTGCCCCAGGTATTGGCCAGATATCGTATCAATCCCCATGGGATGATGAGTAATGTAGGAAAGTACAAAAGAGCATATAAATCACTCTTAAAAAAATATTCGCCGGCATCAAAGATTGACCCTGTTTCCAGGACAAGCTGGGGAATGTATTACCGTTATTTTGGTTCTGTTTATTACAGAAAAAATAACTTCAAACTGAGTGCTTTGTATTTTGGTAAATCCTTAAGCTGGTATAATTCATTTTTAATAAATATTACATCTTTGGTTTATTTAATATCGATTTATAATCCTTTTAACAGGAAGCAGCGTTAA
- a CDS encoding Wzz/FepE/Etk N-terminal domain-containing protein yields MDLSQKDSAQIQENELSLKGFILKLINWSRYIWTKKFLILAVALLGGGAGLTVSMLSEPKYMAELTFVLEDNKSGGLGSYAGLASQFGIDIGGGGSGSGVFAADNIVEFLKSRLIVERTLLSSITINGKATTLVQHYINFKHLNETWKKLPALSNITFPVNEDRKLFPLVKDSILNVIRTQVMKSNLIIDKIDKKIGFLSVTCSSEDEFFAKYFSEHLVKEATDFYVQTKTKRSKSNVDKLQQKADSIEHLLNKKTYASAITQDLNLNPAKRMATVGLEMDNRDKIVLQTMYGEVLKNLEMSKMAMLQETPVIQIIDTPILPLRKQKLGKAKGIVLGGFAGGFLALMLVMIRRLYKTVMA; encoded by the coding sequence ATGGATTTATCCCAAAAAGATAGTGCACAGATACAGGAGAATGAGTTGTCGTTAAAAGGTTTTATTCTGAAACTCATTAACTGGAGTAGATATATATGGACAAAGAAGTTTTTAATATTGGCTGTCGCATTGTTGGGAGGTGGGGCAGGCCTGACAGTTTCAATGCTCAGTGAGCCTAAATATATGGCTGAGCTTACTTTTGTTTTGGAAGATAATAAATCAGGCGGATTGGGAAGTTATGCCGGCTTAGCCAGTCAGTTTGGAATTGATATCGGTGGTGGTGGATCAGGAAGTGGCGTATTTGCTGCAGACAATATTGTAGAGTTTTTAAAGTCAAGGTTAATAGTTGAAAGGACATTACTATCATCTATTACTATCAATGGTAAAGCGACTACGTTGGTGCAGCATTATATAAATTTTAAACATCTGAATGAGACATGGAAGAAACTACCTGCATTAAGTAACATTACTTTTCCTGTTAATGAAGACCGGAAGCTTTTTCCCCTGGTAAAGGACAGTATACTGAATGTTATTAGAACACAGGTGATGAAGAGTAATCTGATAATCGATAAGATAGATAAGAAGATCGGATTTTTATCTGTGACCTGTTCTTCCGAAGACGAATTTTTTGCTAAATATTTTTCAGAACATTTAGTTAAGGAAGCTACTGATTTTTATGTGCAAACCAAAACCAAGCGTTCTAAATCGAATGTAGATAAGTTACAGCAGAAAGCTGATTCAATAGAGCATTTGTTGAATAAAAAGACATATGCCAGCGCCATCACTCAGGACCTGAATCTTAATCCGGCTAAAAGAATGGCTACTGTTGGGCTTGAAATGGATAATCGGGATAAGATTGTCTTGCAGACAATGTATGGGGAAGTATTAAAAAATCTGGAGATGAGTAAAATGGCTATGCTGCAGGAAACACCCGTGATTCAGATTATTGATACTCCTATTTTACCCTTAAGAAAGCAAAAGCTGGGTAAAGCGAAGGGCATTGTCCTGGGAGGTTTTGCCGGAGGCTTTTTGGCTTTGATGTTAGTGATGATCAGAAGGTTGTACAAAACTGTAATGGCATAA
- a CDS encoding SLBB domain-containing protein, whose translation MPTPPNYRLAADDEILIDVYGYSEVQHRLKVTPDGYIRIPNLGPVYVTGLTMEEAKNRITKQLSTIYSGIRSGNTSVQISLGNIRSIRVLLIGEVVNPGSYTIPSLATVANALYVSGGPSENGSFRNIQVIRNGSPVVTFDLYDFLAHGDLTNNIVLQDQDIVKVNPYKTRVELTGEVKRQAIFEAKENESLQNIIDYAGGYTDLSFKDVIRAYRVNNKEREVVNVQASEVASFKLKSGDQFFIDSVLNRFSNRVTISGAVFHPGNYALEDNMTVKDLIKRADGVKEIAALSRGLIRRLQADYTPSYINFNVQDALTGRSEVRLQKEDSVMIYSKFDLREEYEVRIDGEVNKPGYFNYADNMHLEDLIMMAGGLTDAASIQQVEISRRKRGGMYDPKDSTKAIVQRFDINADLSNNPEAKAFVLQPFDEIVVRRSPAYATQSNVLISGEVIYPGDYTINSRSERISDLINRAGGLRSEAYPEGAVMMRKTFINEGDSMLLANKLQVFYNKLQDSTDIVRVQAAVDKKEQLLGINLEQIMKHPGSKYDLLLEEGDIIKVPKKLQTVQLFGEIYFPKKVRYDGGYKFRDYIHGAGGFTAQALRRRSYIVYANGEVKNTRKVFFFNTYPKVKPGAEIYIPSRKEKKGLTGGEAVGLASGLASVALVIVTILNTINK comes from the coding sequence ATGCCTACCCCTCCCAATTACCGCCTGGCAGCAGATGATGAGATCCTGATAGATGTTTATGGCTATTCTGAGGTACAGCACCGGCTGAAGGTAACACCAGACGGTTATATCCGTATTCCCAACCTGGGACCTGTATACGTGACCGGGTTGACAATGGAAGAGGCTAAAAACAGAATTACGAAGCAGTTATCCACCATTTACAGTGGTATCCGCTCCGGTAATACATCTGTACAGATTTCTCTGGGTAATATCCGGAGCATTCGGGTGCTGCTGATTGGGGAAGTGGTGAATCCCGGATCTTATACTATTCCATCCCTGGCAACTGTGGCCAATGCGTTATATGTATCCGGCGGTCCCAGTGAAAATGGCTCTTTCCGTAATATCCAGGTGATTCGCAACGGCTCGCCGGTAGTTACATTTGACCTGTATGACTTTCTCGCCCATGGCGACCTTACCAACAATATTGTATTGCAGGACCAGGACATTGTAAAGGTAAACCCTTACAAAACCCGCGTGGAATTGACGGGTGAAGTAAAACGTCAGGCCATATTTGAAGCGAAAGAGAATGAGAGTCTGCAGAACATCATTGATTACGCTGGCGGTTATACGGATTTGTCTTTTAAAGATGTGATCAGGGCCTACCGGGTGAATAATAAAGAGCGGGAGGTGGTGAATGTACAAGCCAGCGAAGTAGCTTCCTTTAAATTAAAATCCGGTGACCAGTTTTTTATAGATTCTGTATTGAACCGTTTCAGTAATCGGGTGACTATTTCAGGAGCTGTGTTCCATCCTGGCAACTATGCACTGGAGGACAATATGACCGTGAAAGACCTGATTAAAAGAGCCGACGGGGTAAAAGAAATTGCCGCTTTATCAAGAGGACTCATCCGCCGTTTGCAGGCTGATTATACCCCTTCCTACATCAACTTCAATGTACAGGATGCTTTAACCGGAAGATCTGAGGTGCGCTTACAGAAAGAAGATAGTGTGATGATCTATTCCAAGTTCGATCTGCGGGAAGAATACGAGGTGAGAATAGATGGAGAAGTAAATAAGCCTGGCTACTTTAACTATGCCGACAATATGCATCTGGAAGACCTGATCATGATGGCCGGTGGTCTGACAGATGCCGCTTCTATTCAGCAGGTGGAGATTTCCCGCAGAAAACGTGGTGGTATGTATGATCCGAAGGATAGTACCAAAGCTATTGTTCAACGCTTCGACATCAATGCAGACCTCAGTAACAATCCTGAAGCAAAAGCTTTTGTGCTGCAACCATTTGATGAAATCGTCGTTCGTCGTTCGCCGGCATATGCTACCCAATCCAACGTATTGATCAGCGGCGAAGTGATATACCCAGGCGATTATACGATTAACAGCCGCTCCGAGCGAATTTCCGACCTGATTAACAGAGCCGGTGGGCTCCGTTCGGAAGCTTATCCGGAAGGTGCGGTAATGATGCGTAAGACGTTTATTAATGAGGGTGACAGTATGTTGCTGGCCAATAAACTGCAGGTGTTTTATAACAAACTGCAGGATAGCACTGACATCGTAAGAGTACAGGCTGCTGTAGACAAAAAAGAGCAGCTGCTGGGTATCAACCTCGAGCAGATCATGAAACATCCGGGCTCTAAATATGATCTCCTGCTGGAAGAAGGAGATATCATTAAAGTGCCTAAAAAATTGCAGACCGTACAACTGTTTGGCGAAATTTATTTCCCCAAAAAAGTGAGATATGATGGTGGGTATAAATTCCGGGATTATATACATGGCGCTGGTGGTTTTACCGCTCAGGCACTGAGACGAAGAAGTTATATCGTATATGCGAATGGGGAGGTGAAGAATACCAGGAAGGTTTTCTTCTTCAATACATATCCTAAAGTCAAACCGGGAGCCGAGATATATATACCATCGCGTAAAGAAAAGAAAGGGTTGACTGGAGGAGAAGCAGTTGGGTTGGCAAGTGGCCTGGCTTCAGTAGCACTGGTGATAGTTACCATTTTAAATACGATCAATAAATAG
- a CDS encoding RNA polymerase sigma factor has product MSSVEFNTLLVGNADFLKPFAFTLTKDTEQAKDLYQETLFRALSNQEKYLEGTNIRAWLFTIMRNIFINHYRKKAKNRMIAEPTVSDFFLNYQQSPSINKADTNLRMKDIHVAVYHLPQIFKQPFLLYYEGYKYFEIADILQEPLGTIKSRIHFARKILKTQVPRH; this is encoded by the coding sequence ATGTCATCTGTTGAATTTAACACCTTGCTTGTCGGAAACGCTGATTTCCTGAAACCCTTTGCATTCACCCTTACCAAAGACACCGAACAGGCAAAAGACTTATACCAGGAAACCTTGTTCCGCGCCCTGTCCAACCAGGAAAAATACCTGGAAGGAACCAACATCCGGGCCTGGCTCTTCACCATCATGCGAAACATCTTCATCAACCACTACCGCAAAAAAGCCAAAAACAGGATGATAGCCGAACCCACCGTAAGTGACTTCTTCCTCAACTACCAGCAAAGCCCCTCCATCAATAAGGCCGACACCAACCTCCGCATGAAAGACATACATGTCGCCGTTTACCACCTCCCCCAGATCTTCAAACAACCATTCCTGCTCTATTACGAAGGATACAAGTACTTCGAAATAGCCGATATCCTCCAGGAGCCCCTCGGAACCATCAAAAGCAGGATACATTTTGCCCGCAAAATACTCAAGACACAGGTACCCCGCCACTAA
- a CDS encoding acyltransferase family protein, translated as MSASQRFLSLDVFRGLTVAAMILVNNPGSWEYVYAPLEHAKWHGCTPTDLVFPFFLFAVGNAMSFAMKKYADAGNAAVIRKILTRTLLIFGIGLLLNWFPFVKWSDGQLVGKSLSNLRILGVFPRIALCYGAAAFIVHYLKDKGAFVTACVILLAYWFILIAFGGSDPYSLEGYAGLPLDKLILGENHMYRGEGVPFDPEGILSTLPAICNVIFGYLAGKFIQEQGKTYEMLARLLIMGCILIFAALCWNMVFPINKKIWTSSYVLYTVGLALLILSILMYIIEFRAYTKWTTFFTVFGKNPLFIYVLSGVVVKLYLLIRPVPGQNMYTWLYQTVFQPIGGNMVGSFLFALFHVCAFAAIGYWMDKKKIYVRV; from the coding sequence GTGTCTGCTTCACAACGTTTTTTATCGCTGGATGTGTTCCGTGGCCTGACAGTGGCCGCGATGATCCTGGTTAACAATCCAGGGAGCTGGGAGTATGTATATGCCCCCCTGGAACACGCCAAATGGCATGGCTGTACTCCTACCGACCTGGTATTCCCCTTCTTCCTCTTTGCCGTAGGCAATGCTATGAGCTTTGCCATGAAAAAATACGCCGATGCCGGCAACGCTGCCGTCATCCGCAAAATACTGACCCGTACCTTGCTGATATTCGGTATCGGCCTTCTGCTCAACTGGTTCCCGTTTGTAAAATGGTCTGACGGACAACTGGTAGGTAAATCGCTCAGCAACCTCCGTATCCTGGGGGTATTCCCCCGTATTGCCCTCTGCTACGGGGCTGCAGCCTTCATTGTACACTATCTGAAAGATAAAGGCGCCTTCGTAACAGCCTGTGTCATCCTGCTGGCATACTGGTTCATCCTCATCGCCTTCGGTGGCAGTGATCCTTACAGCCTGGAAGGGTACGCAGGCCTACCCCTTGATAAGTTAATACTGGGAGAAAATCATATGTACAGAGGAGAAGGAGTACCCTTCGATCCGGAAGGTATTCTGAGCACCCTCCCGGCTATCTGTAACGTTATCTTCGGCTACCTCGCAGGAAAATTCATACAGGAACAGGGCAAAACATACGAAATGCTGGCCCGCCTTCTGATCATGGGCTGCATCCTCATCTTCGCCGCCCTCTGCTGGAACATGGTGTTCCCCATCAACAAAAAAATATGGACCAGCTCCTACGTACTCTACACCGTGGGCCTCGCCCTGCTGATCCTCTCCATACTGATGTATATCATAGAATTCAGAGCATACACCAAATGGACCACCTTCTTTACCGTATTCGGTAAAAACCCGCTGTTTATCTACGTGCTGTCCGGCGTGGTCGTAAAACTCTACCTGCTTATCAGGCCGGTACCCGGACAAAATATGTACACCTGGCTGTATCAAACCGTCTTCCAGCCCATCGGTGGCAACATGGTAGGGTCGTTCCTCTTCGCCCTCTTCCATGTATGTGCCTTTGCCGCCATTGGCTACTGGATGGATAAAAAGAAAATCTACGTACGGGTATAG
- a CDS encoding sterol desaturase family protein produces the protein MHLNYLALAVPLFLTFMGLEYLVAQKKGKRYFKFNDTVANISVGIAERLLDTFTVGLFYFVYDYLYRRYALFDIKASVLLWVALLVCTDFIWYWYHRLAHEVTVLWCAHVVHHQSEEFNYTVSARITVFQAFIRTGFWAILPVIGFPPAMITSMLLVHGLYPFFIHTRTIGKLGILEYILVTPSHHRVHHASNPKYLDKNYGDVFIIWDKLFGTFQKEEEEPVYGLTKPLESNSFLWQHFHFILEMLYSVRAARGWRNRLRVIFGKPDNVDPAARTVLEENFLLRNRSITETPKLNNYVVWQMATTLTLLFVFLLLEYYAPVFIQVCVTLLILLTLINCGAILEQKRWVFYLEYARYAVLCFALFYCWPHPSLVTLAGLVLATAIYYQSRLREEYYRLVYGYTRT, from the coding sequence GTGCATTTGAATTATCTGGCATTGGCGGTTCCTCTTTTCCTGACATTCATGGGTCTGGAGTATCTGGTGGCGCAAAAAAAAGGGAAGCGTTATTTTAAGTTCAATGATACAGTGGCCAACATCAGCGTAGGGATAGCTGAGCGATTGCTGGACACTTTTACGGTAGGGCTGTTTTATTTTGTATACGACTACCTGTATCGGCGTTATGCCCTTTTCGATATCAAAGCCAGTGTGTTATTATGGGTGGCCTTGCTGGTGTGTACAGACTTTATCTGGTACTGGTATCACCGGCTGGCGCATGAAGTAACAGTATTGTGGTGTGCCCATGTGGTGCACCATCAGAGCGAGGAGTTTAACTATACCGTCTCTGCACGGATCACGGTATTTCAGGCGTTTATACGGACAGGTTTCTGGGCCATATTACCGGTGATTGGTTTTCCGCCGGCGATGATCACCAGTATGCTGCTGGTACATGGGCTCTATCCCTTTTTTATTCATACCCGTACCATTGGTAAGCTGGGCATCCTGGAATATATACTGGTAACGCCTTCCCATCATCGGGTGCATCATGCCAGTAATCCTAAGTATCTCGACAAAAACTATGGAGATGTATTTATCATCTGGGATAAATTGTTTGGCACCTTTCAGAAGGAAGAAGAAGAGCCGGTGTATGGGTTAACCAAGCCATTGGAGAGTAACAGTTTCCTGTGGCAGCATTTTCATTTTATACTGGAGATGCTGTATTCCGTGAGGGCGGCCAGGGGATGGCGTAACAGACTGCGGGTGATATTCGGGAAGCCGGACAACGTGGACCCTGCGGCGAGGACTGTGCTGGAGGAAAATTTTTTGTTGCGTAACCGGAGTATAACGGAGACGCCTAAACTGAATAATTATGTGGTGTGGCAGATGGCTACCACACTCACATTATTGTTTGTCTTTTTACTATTGGAATATTACGCACCGGTATTTATCCAGGTATGTGTGACCTTGCTCATATTACTGACACTGATCAACTGCGGTGCTATCCTGGAGCAGAAGCGCTGGGTGTTTTATCTGGAGTATGCCCGGTACGCCGTGTTGTGTTTTGCATTGTTTTACTGCTGGCCGCATCCGTCGTTAGTGACGCTGGCGGGACTGGTACTGGCTACAGCCATTTATTACCAGTCGCGCCTGCGGGAGGAGTATTACCGGCTGGTATACGGCTATACCCGTACGTAG
- a CDS encoding RtcB family protein: MSELKITGKQLLGLGYPQGLVIRVAMDVIAEHYPDATLEEAEAVLSSVLKDPVAYQDDPVLGAIAAHLIVEEKPEVIALRDTPVDYAIFGAEFIEEGTIRQLNSAIRLPVAVAGALMPDAHQGYGLPIGGVLATDNAVIPYGVGVDIGCRMCLSILDLPEASLETQASSYQKALKNKTKFGAGAEWKHNDADPVLERSEFREIPVLRNLLDKAAGQLGTSGSGNHFVEWGIVTILDANNEWNLAPGNYVGLLSHSGSRGMGAQVAGHYTRLAKELCVLPKEAQHLAYLDLNTEAGQEYWLAMNLAGDYASACHHLIHQRMIAEMGATLLARVENHHNFAWKEIHHGKELIVHRKGATPAGKGMLGIIPGSMTAPGFIVRGKGEESSLHSASHGAGRQMSRTKAIASITQEEMRKMLQDNGVTLIGGGLDEAPGAYKDINTVMSAQSDLVETVGRFQPKMVRMADGGPAED, from the coding sequence ATGTCTGAATTGAAAATTACCGGTAAACAACTGCTGGGCCTGGGTTATCCGCAAGGTCTGGTAATTCGTGTGGCCATGGATGTTATCGCTGAACATTATCCTGACGCCACCCTGGAAGAAGCGGAGGCTGTGCTGTCCAGCGTATTGAAAGACCCCGTTGCCTATCAGGACGATCCGGTGCTGGGCGCTATCGCAGCTCATCTGATTGTGGAAGAAAAACCGGAAGTAATAGCACTGCGGGATACCCCGGTGGATTACGCCATCTTTGGCGCTGAGTTTATTGAAGAAGGTACTATCAGACAGCTGAACAGCGCAATTCGTTTACCCGTGGCCGTGGCTGGCGCGCTGATGCCGGATGCCCACCAGGGATATGGCCTGCCTATCGGCGGGGTACTCGCCACTGACAACGCGGTGATACCTTACGGTGTAGGGGTGGACATCGGTTGCCGCATGTGCCTGAGTATCCTCGACCTGCCGGAAGCAAGCCTTGAAACGCAGGCCTCCAGCTATCAGAAAGCACTGAAGAATAAAACAAAGTTCGGCGCCGGCGCAGAATGGAAACACAATGACGCAGACCCTGTGCTGGAACGGTCCGAATTCAGGGAGATACCGGTGTTGCGTAATCTGCTCGATAAAGCTGCCGGCCAGCTGGGAACTTCCGGCTCCGGAAACCACTTTGTGGAGTGGGGTATTGTGACCATCCTCGATGCTAATAACGAATGGAATCTGGCACCCGGCAATTATGTAGGGCTGCTGTCGCACTCCGGTTCCCGCGGGATGGGTGCCCAGGTAGCCGGTCATTATACCCGGCTGGCCAAAGAGTTGTGTGTACTGCCTAAAGAAGCACAACACCTGGCATATCTGGATCTGAATACAGAGGCAGGGCAGGAGTACTGGCTGGCAATGAACCTGGCTGGTGATTATGCCTCCGCCTGTCACCACCTGATCCATCAGCGGATGATCGCCGAAATGGGCGCCACGCTGCTGGCGAGGGTGGAAAACCATCATAACTTCGCCTGGAAGGAAATACACCACGGTAAAGAGCTGATTGTACATCGTAAAGGTGCTACACCTGCCGGTAAAGGCATGTTGGGTATTATCCCCGGCTCTATGACCGCGCCAGGGTTTATCGTGCGGGGTAAAGGAGAGGAAAGCAGCCTGCATTCTGCATCTCATGGAGCAGGACGGCAGATGTCCCGTACCAAGGCAATCGCCTCTATTACCCAGGAGGAAATGAGGAAGATGCTGCAGGATAATGGCGTAACGCTGATTGGTGGTGGTTTGGATGAAGCACCTGGTGCTTATAAGGATATCAATACTGTGATGTCGGCACAGTCAGACCTCGTGGAAACAGTAGGCCGGTTCCAGCCCAAAATGGTGCGGATGGCAGACGGCGGACCAGCAGAAGACTAA
- a CDS encoding AAA family ATPase, translated as MKTMVNNQIDITDGEYFAPKGVYTVHFNGIPNINNIYDIDGDKASVAFVKAFESMIVNTYKYTDYDTKKKKYKHSQTVMVLNNRSIVAFWHSWCEILHDGSDMEFVGKVTEMVTRYKEKQRREPHEINLIVSGRRGLELKSMEIKRTKLDIDLFYDNDFREVDKVIQQRLRKEKDKGIVLLHGMPGTGKTTYLRYLIGKIKKRILFVSPDLANNIMSPEFMQLLIDNPNCVVIIEDAENVIMDRKFTGNSSVSNLLNLSDGLLADCLNIQLVCSFNSDLSSIDSALLRKGRLIAKYEFKKLPAEKAQRLSAHLGFDTMINKPMSVAEISNQHEPSFEAPKNVIGFRRTMVGETV; from the coding sequence ATGAAAACAATGGTCAATAACCAGATAGATATTACCGATGGTGAATACTTTGCGCCCAAAGGGGTGTATACTGTTCATTTCAACGGAATACCCAATATCAACAATATATACGATATAGATGGTGATAAAGCATCGGTGGCGTTTGTAAAGGCATTTGAGAGCATGATTGTAAATACCTACAAATACACTGACTATGACACTAAAAAGAAAAAATACAAACACTCACAGACGGTAATGGTGTTGAATAACCGCAGTATAGTGGCCTTCTGGCATTCGTGGTGTGAGATCCTGCATGATGGATCAGATATGGAGTTTGTAGGAAAGGTAACGGAAATGGTTACACGATATAAGGAAAAACAACGCCGTGAACCACATGAAATTAATCTGATCGTGAGTGGTCGCAGAGGACTGGAGCTGAAGAGCATGGAAATCAAACGTACCAAACTGGATATAGATCTGTTTTACGATAATGATTTCAGGGAAGTGGATAAGGTGATACAACAACGGCTACGCAAAGAAAAAGACAAGGGTATTGTGCTCCTGCATGGTATGCCCGGAACCGGAAAAACCACCTATCTGCGTTACCTGATCGGGAAAATTAAGAAACGTATCCTGTTTGTTTCACCTGATCTGGCCAACAATATCATGAGCCCGGAATTTATGCAGTTATTGATTGACAATCCTAACTGTGTAGTGATCATTGAAGATGCGGAAAACGTGATCATGGACAGGAAATTTACCGGTAATTCATCCGTGTCTAATCTGTTAAACCTGTCTGATGGCTTGCTGGCGGATTGTTTGAATATACAACTGGTATGTTCCTTCAACAGTGATCTGTCTTCCATCGACAGTGCCCTGCTGCGTAAAGGCCGGCTGATCGCCAAATACGAATTCAAAAAGTTGCCAGCTGAAAAAGCACAACGGCTGTCTGCTCACCTGGGCTTTGATACTATGATCAACAAACCCATGAGTGTTGCAGAAATCTCCAACCAGCACGAGCCTTCTTTTGAAGCGCCGAAAAATGTGATCGGATTCCGTCGCACCATGGTGGGAGAGACTGTTTAA
- a CDS encoding DinB family protein — translation MRNVIQVVREALLTNFRELDQWFEKDTALLDFKPDRDQWSIREVLEHITLTNYFLLLIINKSTRRALDRKRNGHAVVLPADYQEKFSQIDVISSKSFGWVRPEHMEPTGFKNMEEIKALLKQQYAQCMYNVSLLKNGEGVLVFTNMSVNHLGKLDIYQYIYFLTKHIERHIRQMKRLEKEFEESAILI, via the coding sequence ATGAGGAACGTTATTCAAGTTGTAAGAGAGGCTTTACTCACCAATTTCAGGGAGCTGGACCAGTGGTTCGAAAAAGACACGGCATTACTGGACTTTAAGCCGGACCGTGACCAATGGAGCATACGGGAAGTGCTGGAACATATCACCCTCACTAATTATTTCCTGTTGCTGATTATCAACAAAAGCACCCGCCGTGCACTTGACCGTAAACGTAATGGTCATGCTGTTGTATTGCCGGCAGATTACCAGGAAAAATTCAGCCAGATCGACGTGATCAGTAGCAAGTCTTTCGGCTGGGTAAGACCAGAACATATGGAGCCTACAGGCTTTAAAAATATGGAGGAAATAAAAGCATTACTGAAACAACAGTATGCACAATGCATGTACAACGTGTCTTTGCTCAAAAACGGTGAAGGCGTGCTGGTATTCACCAACATGTCTGTTAACCACCTGGGTAAGCTCGATATCTATCAGTACATCTATTTCCTGACCAAACATATTGAACGTCATATCCGTCAAATGAAAAGACTGGAAAAAGAATTTGAAGAAAGCGCAATCCTGATCTGA